The DNA window GAATAGAAACTTTCCTTAATATTTCATACGTTATATctttacatatataaaataagagttttagGAATATTTACAATAATAAGAGAAAATTTGTAGGAGTAATTTAATTAAGGATAGAGTATAATGTAATTAAGGTAGTGATTTTGTTAACAATATGACTATCATGAtgtttatagtatttttttcctCTACTATATTTGAATGATTTTTTAAGGGAATTAAAATAAATGCGTTGACCCATATAAAAGCGTAAACTGGTGCGGGTCTGGACTAACCCGCAGACCCGTTTATTCAAACTTCCCTAATTTCAAAAACCCTTGCAAAACCTCAGAAATCCAATTGCACAGAGGCAGGGCAGCCATGAATAAAGCTAAGAGAATCCTAACTCACCACCTACTCGCTAACGCGCTCTACTCAACTCAGCCTTTCCCACCTCGTTCCATTCGAAAACAGGTGACCCATGTGCCTCATTTCTCTACTTCCTTACTGGTAAAAAACCGATCTTTAATCAATTTCAGCTCCTACAATAAAGGCCTCTTCTTTTCATCAAAACCCGAATCCTTTATCGAGATACTGTCCTCTGATGATTGGCCTATGAAATTGGAAAAGGAGCTAAAGGATTCGAATTTATCGTTAACCCATGAAACTGTAGTCTATGTGCTGAAGAAACTGAGCAAAGCCCCCAAAAATGCATCGAGGTTCTTGAAATGGGCAGTGGGGGAGAAAGGGTTCGAGCCGAATTCGTCAATTTATAGTTTGGTTTTAAGAATTTATGCGAATAAGGAACTGATGAAGGAGTTTTGGGTGACTATTAAGGAAATGAAAGAGAAGGGGTATTACCTTGATGAGGAGACTTACAGGACTATTTGCTCGACGTTTCGTGGCTTGAGGATGGAGAATGAGGCCACTGCTTTGAGGCATTTTTATGAGAGGTTGATTCAAGAGAATGTGACGGAGGATAGGGTGAAGGAGGTGGTTGATGTGATCAAGAGCTGTGAATGGGGAGAAGAGGTTGAGACGAAattggaggagatggagattaAGGTTTCGGATAATTTTATGTTGAGGATGTTTAAGGAGCTTAGAGGAAAGGGTCACCCTTTGAGAGCTCATAGGTTTTTCAAGTGGGCTGAGGGGAGTTTGGGTTTCAAGCATAATGGTGTGACTTATAATGGAATGTTGAGGGTGCTTTGTTGGGAGGAGTCGATTTCTGAGTTCTGGGGCGTACTTGAGGAGATGAAGGGTGTGGGTTTTGAGTTGGATATTGATACGTATATAAAGGTTTCGAGGCAGCTACAGAAGAACAAAATGGTTGGGGATGGTGTGAAGCTCTATGAACACATGATGGATAGTTCCTTCAAGCCCTTGGATACTGAATGCAGCTTGCTTCTGCGGGCAATTGCAACGTCTAATACTCCAAATATTGATTTGGTGTATAGGGTTGTGAACAAATACGAGGCATCAGGGCATTCTTTCTCTAAACATATATATGATGGGATTCATAGGTCTCTTACTAGTCTTGGGAAGTTTGATGAAGCTGAGGAAATCGTGGAGAAGATGAGGGATGCTGGTTTTGAGCCTGATAACATCACCTACAGTCAATTAGTATTTGGTCTTTGTAAAGCAAGAAGATTTGATGAAGCTGCTGAGGTTCTTGATACGATGGAGGAACGAGGCTGTCCTCCTGATATCAAGACATGGACAATTCTAATCAAAGGGCATTGTGCAGCTAACGAGATTAGCGACGCGTTGGCTTGTTTCACAAAGATGACAGAGAAGGGATTTGATGTCGATGCTGACCTCTTGGATGTCTTAATAGGCGGGTTCATGAGCCAGTCACGTGCAGTGGGTGCCTACGAACTGCTGATGGAGTTGGTGCAGAGAGCTCGTTTGAGGCCTTGGCAGACAACCTTCAAGAATCTGATTCAGAAGCTTCTAGCTGAGAGTAAACTCGAAGAAGCCATGGAGCTTCTCCGTCTGATGAAGAAACATAACTACCCTCCTTTCCCAGAGCCATTTGTGCAGCATATTTCCAAATTCGGGTCAGCCGAGGATGCTTGGGAGTTCTTGACCGCGCTGAGTGTGAAGGAGCATCCGACTGTTTCGGCTTACCAGCATGTCTTCAAATCCTTCTTTAATGAAGGTAGACATTCTGAGGCCAAAGATTTGCTGTTTAAGTGCCCTCATCATATTCGTAAACATCCTGCAATTTGTAGCCTTTTTGGTTCTGCTATTTAGTGGCATTATTCTTGTTGTTTTCCCCCTTATTCTGATGAGAGTTGTTACACTTTATTTAACTCTTATTTTAAACATTTAGTACTATAGTTTTTGTGATGCTTCTTGAGATGTGCATGCTTAAAAGTAGAGTGACAAAAGAACATTTTTTATCATAAGCTGCGGCTAAGGTTATACACTGAAGTAAATCCATCCCTAAAACTAGTACTAATACATTTCTAATACTCATGGCACCGGGTGTCATTGAAGAAAGACGAAGATCAGTTCACTCAAGCATCTCGGAGCGTTCTCTTCTCGATGTTTCAATCATCTTGTGCAAGAATTTTCCAGCTTCACAACCGAATGGATTTGCAAGAGCTGCGTGTGCCAAAAACGGAAGCTTCCTGAGCGAGCGGCCGCTCAGTCCCTGAAGATGAAAGAGGAGAGTATAGTAAAGCAGAGTTCTCAGACTTCTATTTTTGGTTATGCAGTAGTGAGAATGTACAAAGCTaaacgcataaaaaattacctCACATGCTTCAGCAGCTGCAAGCAGTTGCTTAGCAAGATAGAATGGAGATGCTGTGTCTGGGCTAACAGCTGAATCCAGTTGCTCTCTCAGATTGGTATAACTTGGAATTAAGAAGTTACTGCCGTCCTGTAAAGATTCCATGTTAGGCGCATGTTCGGGTAATGTATTCAGTTATTTAACTCTTGAATGAAGACCTGAAACTCAGAATTTGATAGTATTCCAGCCCTTAGAAGCTCTTCCAAGCAAGATCTTAGAATTTCATAGCGTGCTTGGAGAGTTGGAGGCCCGACATATGCCTTTATATCAGCTCGATCAACAAATGCAATGTCTGCATATAGGATTGATCTTAAGACAATGATTCATATAAAGCAGCCAAAGAGGGCACTACGGATAGAATTATGTTTTGGGACAGACATCAAACATTAGAAGTCGTATCTTACCAATAGCAGCGGTTATGTTCGATGTAGTAAGGATTATTACATTAGGTGACGATTTCAACTTGTCCATCTGGGTCAGCAGGGCATTCACAACCTGGAAGACACAATTGATTTCTATCAAGGGAGATACAAATGTATTCAATAAACTTAGTTAATTTGTTTAGAGCGAGAAAGCTACCCTTATAGAATCTGAAGGCTCAGACCCAGATAAAGCAGCCTTCCTGGCAGCAGCTAGGCTTTCAACTTCATCTACATAATTTGTTTGAGAAGTATTCTGTGTGAATGTATCTAATTTGATTGCTAAATGAAAATATCTGTTATCAAAATACTCACCAATCAACACGAAAACGAGATTGTTTTCTTCCTCTACCATTTCTTGTATTTTGGAGAAAAGCTTTGCAACCTGATATTCAAGGACAAATAAAAACCACATTGATTTGGGTCAAAGAATACAGAAAATAAGTGATCAGCATAGAATGTGAACTTAAAGAAAGTTTAGCATACAACTAGTTGCAAAGAAAgcaaagaaaataatttgagAAATTAAGTGAGGGAAAATGGAAATATTTCTCTTTGCTTAGCAAGGATTTCGAAAACTTACCAGTTTTCCACTTTCAGAAAACCATTTACTGAACAAGGAATGGGCATTAACCTCGATCAACTGGCACTGAGGGTATCTGGTTTGGTTACAACAAATGTCATGCAAAtgatacatatatacataaagaAACAGGAGCAGTTCGACTGAACCTCGCTCTAAAGCGTATTGAGAGTTTTTGAGCCAATGCTTTGCATAAAGACGTCTTGCCAGTGCCCGGGGGTCCATGAAGAAGAACAATGCTGCAAAACAGTCATAGATGGATCAGCAAGTCATTGAGATGCAATATGGAACTCCCCGAGTAAACCATGGATGATATCATTGAATGGTTTTAACATTTCTTGAAAGAATATATATTGAGATAAAGTAAACTTAGATTTAGTATACTTAATACTCCATATCATCAAGTTAGTGATCCTGTAATCAGAAACCTCATGTAATGTAGGCACTCAGAAAAGGATGAGAAAGTCAAGCTTTCTGGGTTCAGCAAAACTCACCGGTTCCAAGAAACAAGGACATGATTGACACCCTTCTCAGTGAAGAGCAATGCACTTGCTGCATATCGTAGTAATCTCTGTTTGAGACCAGAATCATATATTAAGCTGCAGAGAGTAATAAACAGCATGATTTGGAGTTTCTACTTTCATCCATGGTGAAACTGAGAATTGTTAAACAAACCTTTCCCACATTCCATCAAATTCTTTTGCAGGAAGAATCCATTCATGAAAACTCGCAAGTTGACCATCATTGCTTAATTCTTCGCATGGTCCTTCCTCACTGAGCTGGAAAATTAAATATCTTACATCAGAAACAAAGATTTGATTTGTCACCTTCAACTATTCCCATCGCCAAACTTCCGACAAATTTATGTCATCTCTCATCCGATAAGGATGTAATGTAACATGTGAGAAAACGGACAACAGTAATCACAGCTACTAGGGAAAAAACCTGACCTGGAAAACATGCACAACAGGCTTGACTTgccaaaataaaagaatatcCTGCTTTTCCACCCAAACATCTGTAGAGTTCATTAAACATACAGTACATTAGGAACTGAATTGTACAAAAAGACTTCAGATTTGACAAAATGATAGTACTTTTCAAGGACTTGCATATGCATATGCATAACATAAAACACCTGAATCGCATATACATATTCGTTGCACATTGTCCACTAGAAATGTATCATCCAGTGGGACTGGGATCGGACCATCTGCATAGCTCATGCTTCTCTTTTCCAGCATTCTATGTTGGAATCACAAACCATAACATACTAATCAATCGGCAAAAAACGCAAAATGCAGAAGTAAAAACTACTCCTATGATACTGCAATAAACACTATCCTAATTTTACCTCTCAACTGCCAAACGCACATCTTCAGTCTGAGCTGTGCTGGATGGCTTCAGTAAAACCTCAACTGCGGAAACAATTTTGGATCATGTTACACAAGATACAACATTGCACCCGATTCAGGAACAAATTAGGCTTGCATAAAGCAGTATCTACTCAGAGAAAGAAGCTAAGAAATTTCACATTTCGTAACTGACTAGCCACGCATTACCTGAAACAAGGACTTTCTCTTGGTTGATTAAAGGCGGCGGAGATGGCGGAGCAGCAGGTGGCTCGGAAATGGTAGCTTCCTTCTCGGGGCCATTGCATTCAGTGATGTGAGGGATCGAAATATCCATGGGAACACTCGTTTCGGTAGCCGACATCACTAAATCGGCAAATTTGATAGGAGAAAAATCAATTGGCCTAACCCTAGGTTGATTGGGGATTTTCAATTTGAAATTGTGCGCGGGAAGAAGGAAACCATGTAGTCAAATTGCAGTCGGATTAAAGAATTCGCCTTTATATACCTAAGATTAAGCgttactatttattttttttatttatagtaggagtagtttttttatgaTTTAGAGAGACTTACTATTTCATAGTTTAGTGAGTGtattagtagttttttttttatttcatagatTAAATATGGAGCCAATAGAAATTTGGCTTATACGAATATTGAAAATGAAAGGGACATATACTATTTAATTGGTGCAATGAATGAAATTAATGAACAAGAAATGGAGTGCCTAAATATGTGGTGGTAAAATAggaaatttatttttagttttaaataatagtaaaatttatgATTTGATACATTATTAACGTGGAAGGTTCTCATCGGATCATTCTGGCGACTTCCTGTATTGTATTATTGTATACTAGTACTAATTGTTCATCATTAATATTTTTTCGGATTTTTAGTACAgtgcaataaataaaatttttgtcATTAGTTTAATACACTACATAATTAggaaaaagacaaaaaaaagcCATCCATGCCTTCACATTCCTCCTCCTATCCCATTAGCCACTCATCTTAAATCACAACACTTACCtacaaaaacacaaaaaatttgAATCAAGATAAACAGCTCCCAAAATCTTAGAATTCCATCATCACAAACTCAACATGAGGCTCAAATTCACcccaacaaaataaaacatggccCCATAAACAAtcctcaaaataaaataaaataaaataaaatatgaagagGAATCagaagcaagaagaagaagaagacgacacCGAGCTCCTCAAGGCCGTGGCGCAGGCATGGAACGCCCACTCCGCCTCCTCCAAGGCCGCGGCCGAGTTCGACGCGCATAGGCTCTACTTCAAGAGGAGGCCGAGTCGGTTCAAGCTCGAAGCAATGCGCAAACCAACTAAAAGAGGAGATGATGATAGTCAAAAGAGTTGGGATTTCGGGCAGTCGCTGTGGGACTCTTACGAGATTCTATCGGTCTCGAAGAAGCTCGAGACCGGGCTGGTGTCGGACGATCCCTTCTCGGACGAGCAGCTCCGCCGGTCGAGGCGGAGAGAGAGCAACAACAGCTTGAGGAATTTGTTCAATAAGATGTCGTCGAGAAGGTTTAGTTAAGTTGATTAGTTGACTATTAAAACAACATCGTTTTggttattatttaaaaattcgGAATTTAGTCTTAGTTCGTGGATTTTTATTCAAGGCCATTTGGCATTTATtgaatttcttgtttttttttatactttttagtTTCATAGTGAAATCAATTGGGGATTTCTCTGGAAATGAAGCTAGATTTTGATCTTTAAAGTATATATTATTGGAGGAATGTTTGTGGTTATAAGATATGCCTACTTTTGAGAATTGGTCTAGATAATTGAAAATGGATTATGGCTTAGATTAATCGTTTATTAAAATAGATTGAGATTTagggattaattttttaattaagttcatcttaattcatattatttgaattaattttgcTTGATTCGTAAGTATTATAGGATAGTATTAGGGCAATCCTGATAATTAtgataaaatattcaataattcattttaataatCATTAATATAAATGTCCTTGAAATATATAATGATTTTATTAGTATTCTACAATCTACATATATCACGTGATTCACATGAAGACCAAGCAATTTTGTGGGTTTTTGGCATATTAATCAGCATATACTGCTCAAAAATatgctaaaaaaaattattcctagcacttttttatttgtattgatCTAAAAGAGACCAGATTCTACAAGGAATCTCGTGTGTTTTAGAACAAGGTATGTGTCTTTATTCTTGGATAATTTCAAGAGTGTTTCATGAGATGGGAAATGCTAAGTAGTTGGACCTAGCTAGCAATGATATCAAAGTAAAGTTGTATACCATAATGAAAGGAGCATGGGAATTGTTGCTAAGTATTTGGCCTAGATTAATGAGCTTAGAAGAAGAGGCAAATTTGGAACAGAAATATCATTTGATTCATTGATTCTCCAAAATAGAAATATGTCTGAGTTCCTAAATAACAAATAAGAAATTTATGAAAAGTTACAATCCCATTACGTTAGTAGGGATATAAGCCGAAACATCTCCCGATTGAGTTTCAACTATTGGCAAGGCGGTCATACTCCCTTCACCTAAACAAGAATTTAATTTAGGGGCACTTTCTAAAAGGTAAGAATTTTTAAACCATGCCCAAATTGATTTTTCTAAAGTTGCAATTACATTAAGTATACTAAAGCCTTGGCAAAGAGTGATTCTCTTTGAATGTGAGAGAGAATGTGTGGAAAGACTCTAGAACTTAGAAACTGACTTATGGCATTAATTAGAAGAAGCCCTTTCGGGAAGAAATTACATTACACACCTAAATAAGCAAGAAACAAATACTAGCACTGCTAGAAATGGTAgggatgtttttattttaagcATAGATTCAAATAAATATCACACAAGACACATCCCAAATCTTCAAACTTAGTAGCCCTTGTAGGTATTGCAAGACTCAAAATTCTTGTGCCTTTTCTTGATAAATCCATCAGCTTCCATATCAATGGTCCTCTCCTCACACACTTGATGTTTGCCGCCGTTCCCATCAACTTCAACGCGCTCTTCACTCTCCGTGAAGTGCACTTTCTTGTGCACCACGGGAGCCTGTTGTTGTTGCTGTTGATGATGAAAGATCATGGTGGTGGGAGCTTTGTGCATCTTGTTGATGTCATCAAAGTACTCATCAATGGAGGACATGGAGTTCCCTCCATAGTAGTAGAGACTAGTCATATGATTTTTTggctttttttttttgaggAGATGTGATCAAACATATTTGGGTTTTATAGCTAAGGAGGGAGAGATTTTTATTCCATTTCGAGATATATGGTTTAGGTTTGTGATGAATCAGATGCTTCCCTTTAAGTCAGTTTCAaatatttgcttttttttttaatagtgGGTTATCTTGAAAAATTAGTCCTGTTGTGATATTGATATGGAAAACGGAGTGAATCTTGCTTTGTTATTTATGGATGGAAATAAAGATGAGTTGACAGGTTATATAAATGCATACTCGTATATTTGAAAGAAATCAATTTAAAGTGGGGCAGCTAGAATTTCATAAATAGATGGACAAAATTACATTTTAACATTAAAAACAAGTTTGGAAAAATGAAGTTACATTTTTGTCATAATCCTCCCTTTTCATTCTATTCAAGTTGAGTCATCAATTTTAGGCTAATTTGATTGACATACCTACTCATCATTATTTGTTACTTGTTAGATCGAtatatcaattatttattgacTAGAATAACCTATTTGGACCGAAATCGACTGGCGATTCCAATATTCGAAATGTAACCACCTCTCGCGGAatgaacaaattttttttttaaaggtcGATAAGTAACATGCAAAAAAACGTCCAAAcccaaaattgaaattgaaattgtaaTTTCCTTTGTCGGGGTCGATTATGGATTGGAACTGGAATCGAAGGTGTTCTTGAACCGACGACACAATATCGAGTTAGTTCAAGAGAGGGTATAAAGGTAATTTGGCATTTTCTCCTTATCAAAATAGCTTTAGGTGGACCAAACTCatctaagaaaaaaaatggtcTTCGACATTTCAATTTTTCCCTCCCATTTTCCAACGACAAAAACCGCCATTCCCAAATTCCCAGCAAACCCGAAAACCTTCATTCttgaaaaatgcaaaacaaCCAAAGACCTCAACCAAGTCCACGCCAGCCTCATCAAAACCCGCCTCCTCCACCAcccggcggcggcggagccCCTCCTCGAGGCGGCGGCCCTCCTCCTCCCCGACTCCACCATCGACTACGCTTTCTCGATCTTCCGCAAACTCGAACACCCCGACGCCTCAGCTTACAATATCATGATAAGGGGTTTCACCAAAGAGCAATCTCCTCAAAAGTCCATTCTTTTATTTAGGCAAATGATAGAACAGTTGGTGCGCCCTGATCCGTTCACTTACTCCGGCATTCTGAAAGCAATTTCGAAGCTCGGGGCTTTGAAGGAAGGCGAGCAAATTCACGCCCACGTTTTGAAATCAATGGAGAAGTTTGACCGTTCGGAATTTGTGGAGAATTCATTGGTTTACATGTATGCGAGCTGCGGTCAGCTCCAATCAGCTCGGAAGGTGTTCGATGAAATGTCAGAGAGAAGCCCCGTTGCGTGGAGCTCGATGTTTTCCGGTTATGTTCGGTGCGGGTACTGGTTAGAAGTTGTGGGATTGTTTagaaaaatgagaggaatgggTATTTATTTCAATGAAACGACTTTGATTAGTGTATTCAAAGCTTGTGGGAGGCTTGGCGATTTGGAGTTGGGAGAGTGGATTCATGAGCATGCTGTTGCTAATGGGCTCATGAAAAATGATAACTTGATCACTTCTCTTGTTGATATGTATGCAAAGTGTGGTCGTTTGGAAACGGCGAGGCGCTTGTTCGATAGTATGCCTAGTAAAGATGTCATTGCTTGGAGCGCCATGATCTCCGGCTATAGTCACTCGGACCAACGAAGGGAGGCTCTGGCCATATTCCACGAGATGCAGAGAGCGAATGTGAAACCGAACGAGGTGACAATGATTAGTGTGCTTTCTTGTTGTGGGGTTCTAGGAGCTCTGGAGACTGGAAAATGGGTGCATTCTtacataaaaaggaaaaaattgaaactcACTGTCAATCTCTCAACTGCTCTAGTTGATTTCTACGCGAAATGTGGTTGTGTGGATATAGCCCTGGAGCTGTTCCACGCAGCGCCTTCTAAAAGTGTGTGGACATGGACAGCGTTGATCCAAGGCCTTGCTAGTAACGGGAGGGGCGAGACCGCTCTCGAATACTTCAACCTGATGGTTGAGGAGAATGTCGAGCCAAATGAGGTGACATTCATCGGCGTGCTCAGTGCTTGCAACCACGCAGGCTTGGTTGCTCAAGGGTGCACCTACTTGGCTAGGATGAGCCGAGACTTTGGGATCGAGCCAAAAGTCGAGCATTTTGGCTGCGTGGTGGATATGCTCGGCCGGGCAGGGCTAATCGAGGACGCGTACAGCCTCATCACGAAGATGCCCTTAAAGCCGAATGCAGTGATATGGAGAACTCTGCTCGCTTCATGCAGGCTGCACAAGAAGCCCGAGATTGCAGAGGAGGCGCTGAAGCAGGTCGCGAGACTGGAGCCCACACACAGTGGGGACTACATACTCCTGGCAGACGCGTACGCGTCCGCAGGGAGGCTGGGGGACGCCGCGAAGGTGAGGgatgagatgaagaagatgggagtcgagaagaagaagagccCGGGGTGCAGCTACATCGAGGTTGGTGGCGTGGTGCACGAGTTTCTGGCGGAGGACAAGGGGCACCCGGAGGTGTATGAGGCGGTGCACGAAGTGATGGAGCGGATCAAGAGGGGCGGGTACGAGCCCGACACGATGCGGGGGAGGGCGGAGGCAGTGGGAGAGGGTGATAAGGAGGCCTCTGTTGCTCATCATAGTGAGAAGTTGGCTATGGCGTTTGGGATTATAAGGACGGGTGAGGGCACTACGGTTAGGGTGTACAAGAATCTTAGGATGTGTAGTGACTGTCACAATGCTGCCAAGGTTATCTCTAGTGTTTATAGGAGAGAGATTGTTGTTAGAGATAGAAGTAGATTCCACCACTTCAAAGATGGATCTTGTTCTTGTCATGATTTTTGGTGATGTATGAAAGTTTTGATCTTGATTTGTAACGATTAATTTGGCACATCGGTGCCATATTAACCTAAATAGACAAAACCAATGTAGATCAATATCATTTTTGCTTTGAAGGATTGGAGTTGGGCTATCCCAATGATCCACCAGTCACAGATCAGAGTCTAAAACAAAGCTAGCACAGCAAATGTATCATCAATGTCTTCAAAGTAGataaacaaaaagaaagaaaataggcAAAAGATCAGTTTCTCTGGTTTTCTGTCTTTATGCCTCGATCATGTGTTAATGGAAAGTAGATGCTTACGGTGTATCCGGGAGAGAAAGTTACAGCTGCTGGTTCAGGTAAGGATCCTCGTTCGATTTCCCTGTGCTTCCAAAGTATCCCGAAACAGCACCACTCAGCCAGGCAGTGCTTCGAGTAAACAAACTTGCCTGTGGTTGCTCTTGCACTTGGGTCATGTTCTTATGTTGTTCCTCCAGCAATATATCAGCCCAATGTTTCGCCATGTAAGCCTTGATCGCTACAACTCCTCCAGCCACAATCTCCTTTGGAGGTATCGTGAGAGGGTTGTGCTCTACGTTGAGCTTAGCCAGATTCATGAGCCGGCCAAAGTTGTCGGGCAATGCATGAATCTGGTTGTTGCTCAGATCAAGTTCTTTGAGGTTGATAAGGTCAGAAATTGTCTCAGGGAGCTCAGTCAGGTCACTGAAGTTGCTACTGAGATTCAGAATCTCGAGATTTGTCAGTTTCCTGATCGTAGGTGGAAGCCCACCTAGCTCATTGAAATGCAAGTCCAGATGCTGCAAGGACTTCATCTCGCCTATAGACGTCGGCAGAGAGCGGATCTTGTTCAGATTCACCGAGAGACGTCTAAGATTCACGAGTTCGAAGCCAATATTGGTCGGTAGGTAGGTGAGTTTGTTGAAACTTGCATCCAACTCCTCTAATGACCTGGCAAAAGTAAGGAAACTCAGCAGCATGCTATGGTAAGTTAAATATTTCACCTTCTACGCTAAATAAGCAAACCTGCAGTGAGAAATGCTGTCGGGCAGAGCGTGAAGCTTGTTTCTAGAAACATTCAAGATTCGCAACTTAAACAACAGACCAATGGAATCAGGCAACGACGCCAAAAGGTTTTCTGAAAGATTGAGAGTGTCGAGATTTTCCAGTCCGGCAATTGAATCAGGAAGTGCCTGTTTTGTTAGAATATAGAGCCAAATGTTAACATCTAAACTCATAaagttgttttccttttcaGATCAAACACTCACTgttaaaatagaataaatgcACAAGATGATATTTATACTTCGATATTGGATCTTTAAATAGAAAGCACATAAACTCCACTCACATCTAATCTTTTCACAGATTTGTTGTAAAAAATCCCTTGTGACATAGTAGCATATTGCAAAGCATACTCACAAAAGTTACAAACTAGAAAGCAGAGCATACAAGATCAATAGATAA is part of the Salvia splendens isolate huo1 chromosome 22, SspV2, whole genome shotgun sequence genome and encodes:
- the LOC121786540 gene encoding uncharacterized protein LOC121786540 — encoded protein: MKRNQKQEEEEDDTELLKAVAQAWNAHSASSKAAAEFDAHRLYFKRRPSRFKLEAMRKPTKRGDDDSQKSWDFGQSLWDSYEILSVSKKLETGLVSDDPFSDEQLRRSRRRESNNSLRNLFNKMSSRRFS
- the LOC121788093 gene encoding plant intracellular Ras-group-related LRR protein 3-like, encoding MDPNPNKFPILSYVMTKLPTFNRTPSTAGASTGEDFDIENQPVPNFSPDEPQFEASASMPYLKNRKLIAAMGEAVTGVAHTRSALRILGTRPDHEAVDRARLRLAEIEADTSLTPEKRAEDYEIYKAVIDLEEMHEKYEKMLSDAERRLERIYEAAVAGEELNEEESGEGKGLEKGELDEEVVGILKDAESGKVIESVELSGRKLRILPEAFGRLNSLVSIDLSNNQLEALPDSIAGLENLDTLNLSENLLASLPDSIGLLFKLRILNVSRNKLHALPDSISHCRSLEELDASFNKLTYLPTNIGFELVNLRRLSVNLNKIRSLPTSIGEMKSLQHLDLHFNELGGLPPTIRKLTNLEILNLSSNFSDLTELPETISDLINLKELDLSNNQIHALPDNFGRLMNLAKLNVEHNPLTIPPKEIVAGGVVAIKAYMAKHWADILLEEQHKNMTQVQEQPQASLFTRSTAWLSGAVSGYFGSTGKSNEDPYLNQQL
- the LOC121786257 gene encoding pentatricopeptide repeat-containing protein At3g48250, chloroplastic-like, with the protein product MNKAKRILTHHLLANALYSTQPFPPRSIRKQVTHVPHFSTSLLVKNRSLINFSSYNKGLFFSSKPESFIEILSSDDWPMKLEKELKDSNLSLTHETVVYVLKKLSKAPKNASRFLKWAVGEKGFEPNSSIYSLVLRIYANKELMKEFWVTIKEMKEKGYYLDEETYRTICSTFRGLRMENEATALRHFYERLIQENVTEDRVKEVVDVIKSCEWGEEVETKLEEMEIKVSDNFMLRMFKELRGKGHPLRAHRFFKWAEGSLGFKHNGVTYNGMLRVLCWEESISEFWGVLEEMKGVGFELDIDTYIKVSRQLQKNKMVGDGVKLYEHMMDSSFKPLDTECSLLLRAIATSNTPNIDLVYRVVNKYEASGHSFSKHIYDGIHRSLTSLGKFDEAEEIVEKMRDAGFEPDNITYSQLVFGLCKARRFDEAAEVLDTMEERGCPPDIKTWTILIKGHCAANEISDALACFTKMTEKGFDVDADLLDVLIGGFMSQSRAVGAYELLMELVQRARLRPWQTTFKNLIQKLLAESKLEEAMELLRLMKKHNYPPFPEPFVQHISKFGSAEDAWEFLTALSVKEHPTVSAYQHVFKSFFNEGRHSEAKDLLFKCPHHIRKHPAICSLFGSAI
- the LOC121788092 gene encoding pentatricopeptide repeat-containing protein At1g08070, chloroplastic-like — encoded protein: MVFDISIFPSHFPTTKTAIPKFPANPKTFILEKCKTTKDLNQVHASLIKTRLLHHPAAAEPLLEAAALLLPDSTIDYAFSIFRKLEHPDASAYNIMIRGFTKEQSPQKSILLFRQMIEQLVRPDPFTYSGILKAISKLGALKEGEQIHAHVLKSMEKFDRSEFVENSLVYMYASCGQLQSARKVFDEMSERSPVAWSSMFSGYVRCGYWLEVVGLFRKMRGMGIYFNETTLISVFKACGRLGDLELGEWIHEHAVANGLMKNDNLITSLVDMYAKCGRLETARRLFDSMPSKDVIAWSAMISGYSHSDQRREALAIFHEMQRANVKPNEVTMISVLSCCGVLGALETGKWVHSYIKRKKLKLTVNLSTALVDFYAKCGCVDIALELFHAAPSKSVWTWTALIQGLASNGRGETALEYFNLMVEENVEPNEVTFIGVLSACNHAGLVAQGCTYLARMSRDFGIEPKVEHFGCVVDMLGRAGLIEDAYSLITKMPLKPNAVIWRTLLASCRLHKKPEIAEEALKQVARLEPTHSGDYILLADAYASAGRLGDAAKVRDEMKKMGVEKKKSPGCSYIEVGGVVHEFLAEDKGHPEVYEAVHEVMERIKRGGYEPDTMRGRAEAVGEGDKEASVAHHSEKLAMAFGIIRTGEGTTVRVYKNLRMCSDCHNAAKVISSVYRREIVVRDRSRFHHFKDGSCSCHDFW
- the LOC121786258 gene encoding pachytene checkpoint protein 2 homolog, translated to MSATETSVPMDISIPHITECNGPEKEATISEPPAAPPSPPPLINQEKVLVSVEVLLKPSSTAQTEDVRLAVERMLEKRSMSYADGPIPVPLDDTFLVDNVQRICICDSDVWVEKQDILLFWQVKPVVHVFQLSEEGPCEELSNDGQLASFHEWILPAKEFDGMWESLIYDSGLKQRLLRYAASALLFTEKGVNHVLVSWNRIVLLHGPPGTGKTSLCKALAQKLSIRFRARYPQCQLIEVNAHSLFSKWFSESGKLVAKLFSKIQEMVEEENNLVFVLIDEVESLAAARKAALSGSEPSDSIRVVNALLTQMDKLKSSPNVIILTTSNITAAIDIAFVDRADIKAYVGPPTLQARYEILRSCLEELLRAGILSNSEFQDGSNFLIPSYTNLREQLDSAVSPDTASPFYLAKQLLAAAEACEGLSGRSLRKLPFLAHAALANPFGCEAGKFLHKMIETSRRERSEMLE